The DNA region TGTGTATATAAGACAAGGTGCAGCAGAGAGTCTACTAGTTAATGATTGGGTGTGTATAAGACAAGGTGCAGCAGAGAGTCTACTAGTTAATGATTGGGTGTGTATATAAGACAAGGTGCAGCAGAGAGTCTACTAGTTAATGATTGGGTGTGTATAAGACAAGGTGCAGCAGAGAGTCTACTAGTTAATGATTGGGTGTGTACATAAGACAAGGTGCAGCAGAGAGTCTACTAGTTAATGATTGGGTGTGTACATAAGACAAGGTGCAGCAGAGAGTCTACTAGTTAATGATTGGGTGTGTATAAGACAAGGTGCAGCAGAGAGTCTACTAGTTAATGATTGGGTGTGTACATAAGACAAGGTGCAGCAGAGAGTCTACTAGTTAATGATTGCTGTGTGTATATAAGACAAGGTGCCGCAGAGAGTCTACTAGTTAATGATTGGGTGTGTATATAAGACAAGGTGCAGCAGAGAGTCTACTAGTTAATGATTGGGTGTGTATAAGACAAGGTGCAGCAGAGAGTCTACTAGTTAATGATTGGGTGTGTATATAAGACAAGGTGCAGCAGAGAGTCTACTAGTTAATGATTGGGTGTGTATAAGACAAGGTGCAGCAGAGAGTCTACTAGTTAATGATTGGGTGTGTATAAGACAAGGTGCAGCAGAGAGTCTACTAGTTAATGATTGGGTGTGTATATAAGACAAGGTGCAGCAGAGAGTCTACTAGTTAATGATTGGGTGTGTATAAGACAAGGTGCAGCAGAGAGTCTACTAGTTAATGATTGGGTGTGTATAAGACAAGGTGCCGCAGAGAGTCTACTAGTTAATGATTGGGTGTGTATAAGACAAGGTGCAGCAGAGAGTCTACTAGTTAATGATTGGGTGTGTATATAAGACAAGGTGCAGCAGAGTCTCCTAGTTAATGATTGGGTGTGTATAAGACAAGGTGCAGCAGAGAGTCTACTAGTTAATGATTGGGTGTGTATATAAGACAAGGTGCAGCAGAGAGTCTACTAGTTAATGATTGGGTGTGTATATAAGACAAGGTGCAGCAGAGAGTCTACTAGTTAATGATTGGGTGTGTATAAGACAAGGTGCCGCAGAGAGTCTACTAGTTAATGATTGGGTGTGTATAAGACAAGGTGCAGCAGAGAGTCTACTAGTTAATGATTGGGTGTGTACATAAGACAAGGTGCAGCAGAGAGTCTACTAGTTAATGATTGGGTGTGTATATAAGACAAGGTGCAGCAGAGAGTCTACTAGTTAATGATTGCTGTGTGTACCAGCAGAGTCTCCTAGTTAATGATTGCTGTGTGTAATAAAAGCAGAAGTGTGACAAACTGATCAAGTGTTCAACTCTGCCGCACCCTTCTGCATCTTAGCACCAGTCAGTTACTACCACATTCTGAGCTGAAGTTGTCAACAATTGAGCTGAAGTTGTCAACAATTCCATTCACACCCAGTTACACAGCCACACCTGGCAGATCCTTACGATAttcatgtgtgaattggaaatgtgtttttttgcatatcccaactccccttgagacaccctcagaggGCTCATGGCCAGCCATTATCCCACCCCTCAGTGAGGGGTCATAGCCAGCCATTATCCCACCCCTCAGTGAGGGGTCATGGCCAGCCATTATCCCACCCCTCAGAGGGGTCATGACCAGCCATTATCCCACCCCTCAGAGGGGTCATGGCCAGCCATTATCAACGGCGACcttggagcaattagggttaagcgcAGATTTTTTTcgccggctcagggattcaaactagcaacctttcggttactgtccaaatactctaacagctaggctacctgacatCAATCTATGCGTACAGTACATATAAACAAAATGACCTGCTCTCTTGATCTCTTTCTCAAATGTACAAATTCACCTAAACGATACTGTGTACTCTACTTTACATATTAGTaatttagtagacactcttatctaGAGCAGCAGTTGGTGACTGAACATAAACATGACCTTACCTGCCCTACACTGTCCCTTCCTGGCCAGGCGGAGTAGTCCTTTCTTCTTGAGAATGAAGCTTCCTCCTATGAAGATGCTGGAGCTGATGGCTAGTCCCAGGCCGATGTAGAAATCATACTTCCCTCTGTCCTGGCCCATGGTGACGCTGGATGTGTTGTTCGTACTGTTTGTTACATTGACCACAACACACAGGAGTTGCTGACCAGCCGAACACCTGTCACCAACCTGTGTCACCACTCTACCTTTAGTAAGACAGCAAAACGACAAGAGACAAACAAATATTCAACTCATACATCAATGTACCTAGGAAATAATGTACTTACTACGACTGTGATGTGGCCTCACCCAGCTTTAAGACGAATGCACTAAGTTGCTcgggataaaagtgtctgctaaatgacaaatgtaaaTTGAAATCGATATGCCTAGGTAAAATATACCTAAAGTTTACAACTGTTAGTAATTCAGTTGTAGAATCTGATTCCTCCCAGTTAGGCTAACTTACCATTTCGACAAGTTATATCACAGAGTGAACAACCCTGATCCAAAATAGTTGGTTCCATTATAGAAATGGCACATTGACAATCCGTATGCTAGGTAGACCAAACCCTGTCTACCACTTCCGCAACCTGAGTCAAGAACTCAGCAGGTGACTAAGAATGCAGTAATCAAAGATTCAATGTGGCGCTGCAAGACCCATAAATCTTCAGGCCAAAGCAATGTTGCCGTCATGAAATACCGGGTTGTCATTCACACCTGCACGATGACAACAATAACATGATCTGATTTGTGATGGGTTCATATGATAACtaggtactgtagctagctaacgttcactGGCATGGCTATTGCTAAcgtaacgttagccagttagctaatTAGGCAACTAGCTAACTAAATGACTACCTTCAATTTCCTAGCATCGCTATCAGTTTACTAACTAGCATAGCTATCATTTTGAGATTAAGCTCAAGCCTTCTTTTGTCCATCTCAGAGTCAGATCAAAactagctagcttgttagcataaggGCTAATGTGCCCTAACTCGGTTGGTAATtgtaccagctagctagctatgtgaaAACCTGCGGCCAAATAACTAACTAGCAAGCTGGCATACTATTGTAAACATGAATATCATATGTATGTTTCCATGCGAAATACCTGGTAAAAAGATCCCTGGTTTTCCCAGGAAAACAgtggtagttagctagctatgtgaTAAATAGCAAGTTATAGCTATGTAGCTCTCTCATTTTGTTACGACCTAATTTGAAGGCAAGGTTGACGCTGTCCGCCCACACATGGTGAAAGGCCGATTCTTCACGCATGCGTACAAATAGGTCCTGAGAAGTTAGACTCGTTCTACCAGAAATTCTCTAGATGAATATTTTAGTGAAAACTTTAATAAAGTGCCCTATTTGATTGCCACATTCTAAATGGACTGTTACACCTCGAAATGTTTTAACGCATTTTTAACTAAGCCTATACAGTTTAGTGAAATGTTCTTGTCAGTCTTATCATACCGTATCGTATCATACTGTATCGTATCATACtatatcatatcatactgtatCATATCGTACTGTATCGTATCATACTATATcatatcctactgtatcatatcgtactgtatcatatcatactgtaTCATATCAAACTGTATCATATTATACTCTATCATATCATACTGTATCATACGGTATcatactgtatcatatcatactgtatcatatcaaactatcatatcatactgtatcgtatcatactgtatcatatcatactgtatcatatcatacGGTATCATACTGTATAATATCAAACTGTATCATATTGTATCATATCATATTGTATCATACCTGTCGTATCTTACCTCATCATACTGTATCGTATCATATCATACTATatcatatcataatgtaacatactgtatcatatcatactgtatcatatcatactgtatcatatcatactatatcatactgtaacatactgtatcatatcatactgtatcatatcatatcatactgtatCGTATCATACTATCATATcatactgtatcatatcatactgtaTCGTATCATACTATCATATcatactgtatcatatcatacGGTATCATATCATACtatatcatatcatactgtatcatactatcatatcatactgtatcatatcatactatatcatatcatactgtatcatatcatactgtatcatatcatatcatactgtatCGTATCATACTATCATATcatactgtatcatatcatacTATATCATATCATACTATATCATACTGTATCGTATCATACTATCACatcatactgtatcatactatCATATCATACCGTCATATCATACTGTATTGTTATGTAAAACATATAGTTGCTCTCATATTCAACAAACAGTGCTTCTTCAGAGCTGCAATGTATTTTCCAAGCAATAACACAAATCCAAATATAATACCTAGTTATTGAATTAGTGAGAATAATATCTAACATTACCTGCCGAGATGCAACCAAAATGTTGTCACTTTTCTCTCCAGCCTTTGTGAGTCCTTCGATCCAACGTTACAGAAAGAGTCCCAGTTCCCCGCCACACTGTTGTGACTGTCTAGAATGACTCTCTAAATAATTCAATGACCCACAATGCTTATGTGAACAGGCATAGTTCTAAGGTTTACAAATGGACTGAATGGCCATTGGACATGAAGGGAGTCCAAACTGACTGAAGAAGACTCTAAAAGAATGAAATGTTATTTTGGTAGTTTCTCACAGAGGACGTGTGGGTAGCTGTCATAATAACCTGTGTGGTAGAACACATCATCAGGTCCACATTTAGAAGGCCTGCTGTAGTGAAATGGTGGTTGAACTACTCTCCCCCGTGAAGGGGATTCGTAGTCAGTTGCAGCACAGAGTGCATTTAACCAACTCTCTGAATAAGAGATGCATGGGGCTGCCTAATCGACAGCCACGTCATCAGCACATTTGTtggaggttaactgccttgcaaACACGTCACAAGATAAGAATccatttttttttgccttttatTGTAGAAAAATACAAAATCATTGAGTTAATTTCACTTAATTATAAAAGACGACCCCATACTGACAAAGTTGACCACGTTGTAAGTTGTAATGAAATTAGACTTTTCAATCGGACACCCGAGTTAGGTTCTTTGGTTACAGCCAGTCCATGTGGATTGACAAGTGTTAGAATAGCAAACATCTAGCACATTATACAGCAACAATGCTGCTTAGTGTGTTTGAACACAACAGGACATGACTATCATTGAGCCCTTGAGAATGACGAGCAACAAATATTGCACAACAGATATGTTGTTCGCAAATCCACAGTAAAATTCTTCAACTTATATTCAAGTATTTTATTAGATACAAATGCAATTCACAATATCTATGTTAttcaagataaaaaaaaatatggccCCAAATGAACCAATAAACACTGCATTAATCTCCCTGAGACTGACAAGCCTCTGATTAATCAATTTTATCTGGTCCTCTAGCAGCTGGTTTCCAGGTGAGTGAGGCCTCTGAGGAGATACGGAGCAGCAGGACCCCAACAGCCACAGTGGTTAGCCCACACAGCATGCCCAGGCAGTCTACTAAACCCACTGTGGTCCACTCTCTGAACAAGATGGCTGAAGCGGTGAGGACTGTAGATGTGAAGGTCACATAGTAAATGGCTTCAAACATGTTGGAGCTGTAGTGCTCCAGAGCCTTGTTGATGAAGGTGAACTGGATGAGGATGCTGACGGACAGGGTTCCCAGTAGACCCAGGAAGAGACCTAGGGCTCGGCTGCTGGAAGGCCCCCCGCTGAAGGCATCCTGAGCAGCCAGGCCCAGCCCCTTACAGCTGGTGACTGTGAAACTCCCCAGGAGGGAGCAGATGGACACGTACACCATAATGTTGGACGTGCCGTGAGCTGGGGCCACCCACACCATCAGCACAACCAGTAGTAGGACCACCAACAAAGAATAGGCGACGAACACTGCATGGAGAGAAAACATTCACACACCTCAGAATTACTCTCAATTGAACTTAGATGTAAAGTTCTTATTTAGAGGACTCTGAGCAGTTCTGGGCTGGTTCAAACTATAACATGTCCTTGTACAGAGCACTCTGAACAACGTCAATGG from Oncorhynchus mykiss isolate Arlee chromosome 1, USDA_OmykA_1.1, whole genome shotgun sequence includes:
- the nipa1 gene encoding magnesium transporter NIPA1 isoform X2, which gives rise to MIVGQIGNFLAYNAAPAVVVTPLGALGVLFGAVLASYILQEQLNVLGKLGCVLCCCGSVVLIIHSPKSESVTSSLELEERLADPVFVAYSLLVVLLLVVLMVWVAPAHGTSNIMVYVSICSLLGSFTVTSCKGLGLAAQDAFSGGPSSSRALGLFLGLLGTLSVSILIQFTFINKALEHYSSNMFEAIYYVTFTSTVLTASAILFREWTTVGLVDCLGMLCGLTTVAVGVLLLRISSEASLTWKPAARGPDKID
- the nipa1 gene encoding magnesium transporter NIPA1 isoform X1, which encodes MMTSEIRETSPPIAAGVWIAVISSFINGSTFVLQKKGILRSRKRGGSYLKDGVWWSGTLSMIVGQIGNFLAYNAAPAVVVTPLGALGVLFGAVLASYILQEQLNVLGKLGCVLCCCGSVVLIIHSPKSESVTSSLELEERLADPVFVAYSLLVVLLLVVLMVWVAPAHGTSNIMVYVSICSLLGSFTVTSCKGLGLAAQDAFSGGPSSSRALGLFLGLLGTLSVSILIQFTFINKALEHYSSNMFEAIYYVTFTSTVLTASAILFREWTTVGLVDCLGMLCGLTTVAVGVLLLRISSEASLTWKPAARGPDKID